In Streptomyces sp. NBC_01551, one DNA window encodes the following:
- a CDS encoding ScbR family autoregulator-binding transcription factor, whose product MARQERAVRTRRVILETAAEMFNELGYDATTIGGLIERIQLTRGGLYFHFTSKEQLARAVLDEAVTLVGVAPQTFKLQEWVDAALLLAYRLPREPVLSASIRLSVDPKARSLFGTRWPDWIVVGGELLNDAKERGELLPHVDPDETARLLVGAWTGVQLITETLPDRDLSEEISSLLALLLPNIACAGVLAKLDTSPYRAERLLAAAPSVS is encoded by the coding sequence TTGGCTAGGCAGGAGCGTGCGGTGCGCACGCGCAGGGTGATCCTCGAGACCGCTGCCGAGATGTTCAACGAACTGGGCTACGACGCGACCACCATCGGTGGGCTCATCGAGCGCATCCAACTCACGCGAGGCGGGCTGTACTTCCACTTCACCTCCAAGGAGCAGCTGGCGCGGGCCGTGCTCGACGAGGCGGTGACCCTGGTGGGGGTCGCCCCGCAGACGTTCAAGCTGCAGGAGTGGGTGGACGCGGCGCTGCTCCTGGCCTACCGCCTGCCCCGGGAGCCGGTGCTCAGCGCCTCCATCAGGCTGTCCGTCGACCCCAAGGCCCGCAGCCTGTTCGGCACCCGGTGGCCCGACTGGATCGTGGTGGGGGGCGAGCTGCTGAACGACGCCAAGGAGCGGGGCGAGCTGTTGCCTCACGTCGATCCGGACGAGACGGCCCGGCTGCTCGTCGGTGCGTGGACCGGAGTGCAGCTGATCACGGAGACGCTGCCGGACCGCGACCTGTCCGAAGAGATCTCCAGCCTGCTGGCGCTGCTGCTGCCCAACATCGCCTGCGCCGGCGTCCTGGCGAAACTGGACACCTCCCCTTACCGCGCCGAGCGGTTGCTCGCGGCGGCCCCGTCGGTTTCGTGA
- a CDS encoding ScbA/BarX family gamma-butyrolactone biosynthesis protein — MSEIAVAPRHSNHQQPSSCLGRASPLGAYTHLRRDESILVVDWERSGAHAFTLNIKWPAVQGGLPYDPRILAQTIRQSGLVIAHAEYDVPLNHQTVLNTLDVTIPPGFRAPADRTSALRVELDVARPKRGWRNPNPLRVRLRILHGDVTVARVDSEFGWISPPAYRRLRGEYASATWDDRPVPAPVAPGLVGRHDTADVVLSPAVAPDRWLLRNVVANTLLFDHPVDHVPGLVLLEAAHQAAHALVAPAPFAPTRVSTRYARYVEFDRPCWIEAELLPAPAPDGLRVRVRGVQDGETAFTVDLDGKTR; from the coding sequence TTGTCGGAAATAGCCGTTGCACCGCGTCATTCGAACCATCAACAGCCGAGCTCTTGCCTTGGGCGGGCGTCTCCTCTGGGTGCGTACACGCACCTGCGGCGCGACGAGTCGATACTCGTCGTCGACTGGGAACGCAGCGGGGCGCACGCCTTCACCCTGAACATCAAGTGGCCCGCCGTCCAAGGGGGCCTGCCCTACGATCCGCGCATCCTCGCCCAGACCATCCGGCAGAGCGGTCTGGTCATAGCCCACGCCGAGTACGACGTCCCGCTGAACCACCAGACGGTGCTCAACACCCTGGACGTCACCATCCCACCGGGCTTCCGGGCTCCTGCCGACCGGACCTCGGCCCTGCGCGTCGAGCTCGACGTGGCGCGGCCGAAGCGCGGCTGGAGGAATCCCAACCCCCTGCGCGTGCGCCTGCGCATCCTGCACGGGGACGTCACCGTGGCACGGGTGGATTCCGAGTTCGGCTGGATATCGCCGCCGGCCTACCGGCGCCTGCGGGGCGAGTACGCCAGTGCCACCTGGGACGACCGGCCGGTTCCGGCCCCCGTCGCCCCTGGGCTCGTCGGGCGGCACGACACCGCCGACGTGGTCCTGTCGCCCGCCGTCGCACCGGACCGGTGGCTGCTGCGCAACGTCGTTGCCAACACCCTTCTCTTCGACCACCCGGTCGACCACGTGCCGGGGCTCGTCCTGCTGGAGGCGGCGCACCAGGCGGCGCACGCGCTCGTCGCCCCGGCTCCGTTCGCACCCACCCGGGTCTCCACCCGCTACGCACGCTACGTCGAGTTCGACCGGCCCTGCTGGATCGAGGCCGAGCTCCTCCCCGCGCCCGCCCCGGACGGGTTACGCGTCCGGGTCCGGGGGGTCCAGGACGGGGAGACCGCGTTCACGGTCGATCTCGACGGCAAGACGCGCTGA